The following proteins are encoded in a genomic region of Tigriopus californicus strain San Diego chromosome 6, Tcal_SD_v2.1, whole genome shotgun sequence:
- the LOC131882547 gene encoding delta-1-pyrroline-5-carboxylate dehydrogenase, mitochondrial-like — protein sequence MMTISKVQALRSLQQVGLRSISSVVPKTDLEIRDFKVENEPLLSYLPGSKERQELEAALKTHAAQTEECPIIIGGKEYRTDDVRYQVMPHDHQKKVAKFYHATPELVKKAIATSMEAKKEWERVPIGDRMELFLKVSDQMANEHRAQLNATTMLGQAKTIIQAEIDAAAELVDFYRFNCYFGKELLKYQPISESPDTTLNLMRYRSLEGFVASISPFNFTAIAGNLAYTPAIMGNGVVWKPSDTAVLSNYQILKIFRDAGFPDGVVNFVPADGPVFGKAVTGSRDLAAINFTGSVPTFQWLWKAVGQNLSQYTGFPKLIGECGGKNYHFVHPSAEVESVVSSSIRSAFEYQGQKCSACSRMYVPESLWPQVKEGLLETRKSLKMGSVTDFDSFMSAVIDRNSFDRCHSYIEHAKAGPNTTVLGGGKCDDSVGFFVEPTIVQTTSTKDKIFAEEIFGPILTAYVYKDTDVKSMLQTVMEDTPYALTGAVYSQDETFAKEATETLKGSAGNFYMNDKSTGSVVGQQPFGGAKLSGTNDKAGGPHYMLKWASPQSVKQTFVTLKDVEYPYMKK from the exons ATGATGACCATCAGCAAAGTCCAAGCACTCCGCTCCTTGCAACA GGTTGGGCTGCGATCCATCTCGTCTGTGGTCCCGAAGACGGATCTGGAGATCCGCGACTTCAAGGTCGAGAATGAGCCGCTTTTGTCGTATTTGCCGGGCAGCAAGGAGCGCCAGGAATTGGAGGCCGCCCTGAAAACTCACGCTGCTCAAACCGAAGAATGTCCAATTATCATTGGGGGCAAGGAATACCGCACGGACGATGTCCGTTATCAAGTCATG CCCCATGATCACCAGAAGAAGGTGGCTAAGTTCTATCATGCTACTCCAGAACTCGTCAAGAAAGCCATTGCCACCTCCATGGAGGCCAAAAAAGAATGGGAGCGCGTCCCCATTGGAGACCGAATGGAGCTCTTCTTGAAGGTGTCTGACCAGATGGCCAATGAGCACCGTGCCCAATTGAATGCCACCACCATGTTGGGTCAAGCCAAGACCATTATTCAG GCCGAGATCGATGCCGCTGCCGAGTTGGTGGACTTCTACCGATTCAATTGCTATTTTGGGAAGGAACTCCTGAAATATCAACCCATCAGCGAGAGTCCAGACACCACCCTGAACTTGATGCGGTACCGCTCTTTGGAGGGATTCGTGGCCTCCATTTCGCCATTCAATTTCACCGCCATCGCTGGCAACCTTGCCTACACCCCGGCCATCATG GGCAATGGTGTGGTCTGGAAACCTAGTGACACGGCTGTCCTGTCCAATTACCAAATCCTGAAGATCTTCCGTGACGCCGGTTTCCCGGATGGTGTGGTCAACTTTGTACCTGCCGATGGACCCGTGTTTGGTAAGGCTGTCACCGGCTCCCGAGATCTGGCAGCCATCAACTTCACTGGATCTGTTCC GACATTCCAATGGCTGTGGAAGGCCGTGGGCCAGAACCTGAGCCAATACACGGGATTCCCTAAGTTGATTGGCGAGTGTGGAGGCAAGAACTATCACTTTGTTCATCCCAGCGCTGAGGTGGAGTCCGTGGTCTCGTCGAGCATTCGATCTGCATTTGAATATCAGGGACAAAAGTGCTCGGCCTGCTCGCGAATGTACGTCCCCGAATCGCTTTGGCCACAG GTGAAAGAGGGTTTGTTGGAAACTCGAAAGTCCCTGAAGATGGGCTCCGTGACCGATTTCGACTCGTTCATGAGCGCTGTGATCGACCGAAACTCCTTTGACCGCTGCCACAGCTACATCGAGCATGCCAAAGCCGGTCCCAACACCACCGTTCTGGGTGGTGGAAAGTGTGACGACAG CGTGGGATTCTTCGTGGAGCCCACCATTGTGCAAACCACTTCGACCAAGGACAAGATCTTCGCCGAGGAGATCTTTGGCCCCATCCTCACTGCTTACGTTTACAAAGATACCGATGTGAAGAGCATGCTCCAGACCGTCATGGAGGACACGCCCTACGCTCTGACTGGAGCGGTCTACTCTCAAGACGA GACCTTTGCTAAGGAGGCCACGGAGACGCTCAAGGGCAGCGCAGGGAATTTCTACATGAACGACAAATCCACGGGCTCCGTGGTTGGACAACAACCATTTGGAGGGGCTAAACTCTCTG GCACCAACGACAAGGCGGGCGGACCTCACTACATGTTGAAATGGGCTTCTCCGCAATCCGTGAAGCAGACCTTCGTCACGCTGAAGGATGTCGAGTATCCCTACATGAAGAAGTAA